Proteins from one Mycobacterium adipatum genomic window:
- a CDS encoding SIMPL domain-containing protein: MPTEITVRGTFSAFQPPERGTVRASIAYEGADMGTVYDRVAHDLGVLKDSITRLQSAEPAPITWWSVEQLRTWSRRPWHKDGKQLPMVHHASVGVEVKFADFAALSRWVGEHVSGTEGFRVAQVIWALTAARQDALVADARTRAVRDAAARAQHYADALGLGPVRPVAIADAGMLGVQQLAEAGHGGSFLRAAATPAGGGDVELVPEDIEVSATVDARFLAGD, from the coding sequence ATGCCGACCGAGATCACGGTGCGCGGAACGTTCTCCGCCTTCCAGCCGCCCGAACGCGGGACCGTGCGGGCGTCGATCGCCTACGAGGGCGCGGATATGGGGACGGTCTATGACCGGGTGGCCCACGATCTCGGCGTGCTGAAGGACTCGATCACGCGGTTGCAGAGCGCCGAGCCGGCGCCGATCACCTGGTGGTCGGTCGAGCAGCTGCGTACCTGGTCACGCCGACCCTGGCACAAGGACGGTAAGCAGCTGCCGATGGTGCACCACGCCTCCGTCGGCGTCGAGGTGAAGTTCGCTGACTTCGCCGCACTGTCGCGGTGGGTGGGCGAGCATGTCTCCGGTACCGAGGGATTCCGTGTGGCACAGGTCATTTGGGCGCTCACCGCCGCCCGGCAGGACGCGCTGGTGGCCGATGCGCGCACCCGCGCCGTTCGCGATGCCGCCGCCCGGGCGCAACACTATGCCGACGCGCTGGGACTTGGCCCGGTGCGCCCGGTGGCCATCGCCGACGCCGGGATGCTGGGTGTGCAGCAGCTTGCCGAGGCCGGCCACGGCGGCAGCTTTCTGCGCGCCGCGGCCACCCCGGCCGGCGGTGGCGATGTCGAGCTGGTCCCCGAGGACATCGAGGTCTCGGCGACCGTCGACGCCCGGTTCCTGGCCGGCGACTAA
- a CDS encoding alpha/beta hydrolase family protein yields the protein MLVLAVVLAVPGIAHAAAPDWSGLDARYYAGPIPPAGSLIQTVPLAPHLSVAGAGAAYRILYSTTDQHRAPAVSTAAVFVPRTPAPPGGYPVIAWAHGTVGLGDDCTPSALPRTPRDNEYLSHWLDEGYVIVASDYAGLGTPGLMSYLNSVTTAHGVIDSVIAAHRMAIPLSPKWAIVGQSQGGGAAVASARWATEFSAGSGLDYRGVVATGTPANIQKFVAQAGPDLTLPELGAVANAYTAYILAALREARPDLDINSVLSPAGLNAAARAETVCVHPLTDELAELTPAAMFSAPLLSIPGIERALNDFMGTPVSGYDRPIFLGVGLLDRDVPPASTLAFYDQLVAANQNVELRIYPEEDHSGTVLASLVDSTPFLRNAFA from the coding sequence ATGCTCGTGCTCGCCGTGGTTCTCGCAGTGCCCGGGATCGCGCATGCCGCGGCGCCGGACTGGTCCGGTCTGGATGCCCGCTACTACGCCGGCCCGATCCCCCCGGCCGGCAGTCTCATCCAGACGGTGCCGCTGGCACCGCACCTGTCGGTGGCCGGCGCCGGGGCGGCCTACCGGATCCTGTACTCCACCACCGATCAGCACCGGGCCCCGGCGGTGAGTACCGCCGCGGTGTTCGTCCCCCGCACCCCGGCACCGCCGGGCGGCTACCCCGTGATCGCGTGGGCACACGGCACCGTCGGCCTCGGTGACGACTGCACGCCGTCCGCGCTGCCACGGACCCCGCGCGACAACGAGTACCTGTCGCATTGGCTCGACGAGGGCTACGTCATCGTCGCCAGCGACTACGCCGGGCTGGGCACCCCCGGACTGATGAGCTACCTCAACAGCGTCACCACCGCGCACGGTGTTATCGACTCGGTGATCGCCGCACACCGGATGGCCATCCCGCTGTCCCCGAAGTGGGCCATCGTCGGCCAGTCCCAGGGCGGCGGTGCCGCGGTGGCGAGCGCCCGCTGGGCCACCGAGTTCAGCGCCGGCAGCGGATTGGACTACCGCGGTGTGGTCGCCACCGGCACCCCGGCGAACATCCAGAAGTTCGTGGCGCAGGCCGGGCCCGATCTGACGCTTCCCGAACTGGGGGCGGTCGCCAACGCCTACACGGCTTACATCCTGGCGGCGCTGCGGGAGGCCCGGCCGGACCTGGACATCAACAGCGTGCTGTCCCCGGCCGGTCTGAACGCCGCCGCCCGCGCCGAGACGGTGTGCGTGCACCCGCTCACCGATGAGCTCGCCGAGCTCACCCCGGCGGCGATGTTCTCCGCCCCGCTGCTCTCGATCCCGGGAATCGAGCGGGCACTCAACGACTTCATGGGTACCCCGGTGTCCGGTTATGACCGGCCGATCTTCCTGGGGGTGGGCCTGCTCGACCGGGATGTGCCACCGGCCTCGACGCTGGCGTTCTACGACCAGCTGGTGGCCGCGAACCAGAACGTCGAACTCCGCATCTACCCGGAGGAAGACCACAGCGGAACGGTGCTGGCCTCGCTGGTCGATTCGACGCCGTTCCTGCGCAACGCTTTCGCTTAG
- a CDS encoding PE-PPE domain-containing protein, whose product MKVLRATAALLFGMSAAMVAPVPATAAPGPGGATVLTLAPAFGPLDADWLRGELFAAPNEVVKVPYNNFPGATNTNNGADKLDQMLHSTPGRKIVAGHSQGAQVADAWLRRYGPTSDIDPATVTFVMTGDLESKYNGCANVPGSGCVAAYGGNGFPDDTPYTVKVIARQYDYFADCPNDLSNADAKKNRSAANLVGGKGELKPVHNDYSGIGLNDPANKTFVEGNATYILGAPATYFLPMVTQQWTPNSQKVGDDARLRPIVESAYTRPMGTLPVPASP is encoded by the coding sequence ATGAAGGTTTTGCGCGCCACCGCGGCGCTGCTGTTCGGGATGAGCGCCGCGATGGTGGCGCCGGTGCCGGCCACGGCCGCGCCCGGGCCGGGCGGGGCCACCGTGCTCACCTTGGCCCCGGCGTTCGGCCCGCTGGACGCCGATTGGCTGCGCGGGGAGCTCTTCGCCGCGCCCAATGAGGTGGTCAAGGTGCCGTACAACAACTTCCCGGGGGCCACCAATACCAACAACGGCGCTGACAAGCTCGACCAGATGCTGCATTCGACCCCGGGGCGCAAGATCGTCGCCGGGCACAGCCAGGGCGCCCAGGTCGCCGACGCGTGGCTGCGGCGCTACGGACCGACCAGCGATATCGACCCGGCCACAGTGACATTCGTGATGACCGGTGATCTGGAAAGCAAGTACAACGGGTGCGCCAACGTGCCGGGCAGCGGCTGTGTGGCCGCATACGGCGGGAACGGCTTCCCCGATGACACCCCGTACACCGTCAAGGTCATCGCGCGCCAGTACGACTACTTCGCCGACTGCCCGAACGACCTGAGCAACGCCGACGCCAAGAAGAATCGCAGCGCGGCGAATCTGGTCGGGGGCAAGGGCGAACTGAAACCGGTGCACAACGACTACAGCGGGATCGGGCTCAACGACCCGGCCAACAAGACGTTCGTCGAGGGCAATGCCACCTACATCCTGGGCGCGCCCGCCACCTACTTCCTGCCGATGGTCACCCAACAGTGGACGCCCAACAGCCAGAAGGTGGGCGACGATGCCCGGCTGCGTCCGATCGTGGAATCCGCCTACACGCGGCCGATGGGGACACTGCCGGTTCCGGCGTCTCCCTAG
- a CDS encoding enoyl-CoA hydratase-related protein, producing MTPTLQTVDGIAVLNLGDDENRFTPEFLETVHTLLDRVLADGATGLVTTATGKFYTNGLDLDWLAAHADQTQWYVGQVQSLLARVLTLPVPSVAAINGHAFGAGAMLATAHDFRVMRTDRGYFCFPEADIRIPFTPGMAALIQAKLTAQAAVASMTTGRRFGGPDAQAYGIVDAVATEDAVTADALELLRPLAGKDPGTLGAIKTTMFGTAADALTAAR from the coding sequence ATGACCCCGACCCTGCAGACCGTGGACGGTATCGCCGTCCTGAACCTCGGCGATGACGAGAACCGTTTCACCCCGGAATTCCTGGAGACCGTGCACACGCTGCTCGATCGGGTGCTGGCCGACGGGGCGACCGGCCTGGTCACCACGGCGACCGGGAAGTTCTACACCAACGGCCTGGATCTGGACTGGCTGGCCGCGCACGCCGACCAGACCCAGTGGTACGTCGGGCAGGTGCAGTCGCTGCTGGCCCGGGTGCTCACCCTGCCGGTCCCGTCGGTGGCGGCCATCAACGGGCACGCCTTCGGGGCCGGCGCCATGCTCGCCACCGCCCACGACTTCCGGGTGATGCGCACCGACCGTGGCTATTTCTGCTTCCCGGAGGCCGATATCCGAATTCCGTTCACCCCCGGCATGGCGGCCCTCATTCAGGCGAAACTGACAGCGCAGGCGGCGGTCGCGTCGATGACCACCGGCCGGCGATTCGGCGGGCCGGACGCGCAGGCCTACGGGATCGTGGACGCCGTCGCCACCGAGGACGCGGTCACCGCCGATGCGTTGGAGCTGTTGCGGCCGCTGGCCGGTAAGGACCCGGGCACGCTCGGTGCGATCAAGACGACGATGTTCGGGACGGCCGCCGACGCACTCACGGCGGCCCGGTGA
- a CDS encoding alpha/beta hydrolase: MSVTVSTVQASRPEQLVAAATELGTKIAALDTTMAAQRQALAQMRAGWQGQAASTAIIKAEQNLNRQEELRARLSALRQALTTGGIQLGFTRNGLLTTVAMLRAVGWQVAEDGAATAPPLPPILRLMAPAWTAILQKLLAVFAQIDAQTAAAIQAAIAGPVPETPPGTLGDPRTLPSPGTSPEDVKTWWDSLSQFEKSQLIAEHPPELGNLNGIPADVRDQVNQAVLQDDLARVTDVADRHGVSTDEVLANPGAYGLSAADATRYTNAVQTQKGLDKMASEGKKDRPVMLWAYDPLAYHGQGKAAVAIGNPDKAQNTAVVVPGTGSSVKDGWLESENATNLYDQMRRGDPDETTSVIAWMGYDAPDSPTDPRIATPGLARSGGDLLAADVNGLSATHEGGPTNVTVIGHSYGSTTVADAFAGSGMKADNAVLIGSPGTDLANSAADFHLPEGGQVYVGAASSDPVTWLSQAGPLPDIINRELGYPLGLEAGLGRDPAGDGFGSVRFDAEVPGRGGLPDFGDHSRYYDVGSESLRAMTDIANGDGSTLADNGLTAEGRRQPHIGLPDQLDLPGLPPIGLPDWDTPIPGTPALNDPEGDRGTVTNDHQY, encoded by the coding sequence GTGTCGGTGACGGTGTCGACGGTGCAGGCGTCGCGACCCGAGCAGCTGGTCGCTGCCGCCACCGAACTCGGCACCAAGATCGCCGCGCTGGACACGACAATGGCGGCGCAACGCCAAGCATTGGCCCAGATGCGGGCCGGCTGGCAGGGCCAGGCGGCGTCGACCGCGATCATCAAGGCCGAGCAGAACCTCAACCGGCAGGAGGAGCTGCGCGCCCGGCTGTCCGCGCTGCGCCAGGCGCTCACCACCGGGGGTATCCAGTTGGGGTTCACCCGCAACGGGCTGCTCACCACCGTCGCCATGCTGCGCGCCGTCGGCTGGCAGGTCGCCGAGGACGGCGCCGCCACCGCTCCCCCGCTGCCGCCGATCCTGCGGCTGATGGCCCCGGCGTGGACAGCCATCCTGCAGAAGCTGCTCGCGGTGTTCGCTCAGATCGACGCCCAAACCGCCGCCGCTATCCAGGCCGCGATCGCCGGTCCGGTGCCGGAAACCCCGCCCGGCACACTCGGCGATCCCCGCACACTCCCGTCGCCGGGGACCAGCCCCGAGGACGTCAAGACGTGGTGGGATTCGCTCAGCCAGTTCGAGAAGAGCCAACTCATCGCCGAGCACCCCCCGGAGTTGGGCAACCTCAACGGCATCCCCGCCGACGTCCGGGATCAGGTGAATCAGGCTGTCCTGCAGGATGATCTGGCCCGGGTGACCGACGTCGCCGACCGGCACGGGGTGTCTACCGACGAGGTGCTGGCCAACCCCGGCGCCTACGGGCTCTCCGCCGCGGATGCCACCCGCTACACCAACGCCGTGCAGACCCAGAAGGGTCTGGACAAGATGGCGTCCGAAGGCAAGAAGGACCGCCCAGTGATGCTGTGGGCCTACGACCCGCTGGCCTATCACGGGCAGGGGAAGGCCGCGGTGGCGATCGGCAACCCGGACAAGGCACAGAACACCGCGGTGGTGGTGCCCGGCACCGGCAGCAGCGTCAAGGACGGCTGGCTGGAAAGCGAGAACGCCACCAACCTGTATGACCAGATGCGCAGGGGCGACCCCGATGAGACGACATCGGTGATCGCCTGGATGGGGTATGACGCCCCCGACAGCCCCACCGATCCGCGTATCGCCACGCCCGGGTTGGCCCGATCCGGCGGCGACCTGCTGGCCGCCGATGTCAACGGACTGTCCGCCACCCATGAGGGCGGGCCCACCAATGTCACCGTCATCGGGCATTCCTACGGGTCGACGACGGTGGCCGACGCGTTCGCCGGCAGCGGGATGAAGGCCGACAATGCGGTGCTGATCGGCAGCCCCGGAACGGATCTGGCCAACAGCGCGGCGGATTTTCACCTGCCCGAGGGCGGCCAGGTCTACGTCGGTGCCGCCTCCAGCGACCCGGTGACCTGGCTGAGTCAGGCCGGCCCGCTGCCCGACATCATCAACCGGGAGCTGGGCTATCCGCTGGGTCTGGAGGCCGGGCTCGGCCGGGATCCGGCCGGGGACGGTTTCGGCTCGGTGCGTTTCGACGCCGAGGTGCCCGGCCGCGGCGGCCTGCCGGATTTCGGCGACCATTCCCGCTATTACGACGTGGGCAGTGAATCGTTGCGGGCGATGACCGATATCGCCAACGGTGACGGGTCCACCCTGGCCGATAACGGGCTGACCGCCGAGGGGCGCCGGCAGCCGCATATCGGCCTGCCCGATCAACTGGATCTGCCGGGTCTGCCCCCGATCGGCCTGCCCGACTGGGACACTCCGATACCCGGCACCCCTGCCCTCAATGACCCGGAAGGCGACCGTGGCACCGTCACCAATGACCACCAGTACTGA
- a CDS encoding DUF808 domain-containing protein: MSAGLFALLDDVAVLARLAAASIDDIGAAAGKATVKAAGVVIDDTAVTPQYVHGITASRELPMIKRIAIGSLRNKLLFILPAALLLSVFAPWALPYLLMAGATFLCFEGAEKVWGWISGSDAHAAPAAVVGEDAEKTLTSGAIRTDFILSAEIMVIALNEVADQTFWLRLASLIVVAIVITAAVYGVVALIVKMDDAGLALAQRSSAFAQKLGRGLVAAMPKVLSALSIIGTVAMLWVGGHILLAQSYAAGLRPPYDLVHDAEHWVSHAVGVAQGGVGWLVNTGISAVTGLVIGALVAAIVHVLPFGKKGH, encoded by the coding sequence ATGAGCGCAGGCCTGTTCGCCCTCCTCGACGATGTCGCCGTCCTGGCCCGCCTGGCCGCCGCATCGATCGACGACATCGGTGCCGCGGCGGGCAAGGCCACCGTAAAGGCGGCCGGCGTCGTCATCGACGACACCGCCGTCACACCGCAATATGTGCACGGCATCACCGCGTCCCGCGAGCTGCCGATGATCAAACGCATCGCCATCGGCTCCTTGCGCAACAAGCTGCTGTTCATCCTGCCTGCGGCGCTGCTGCTCAGCGTGTTCGCGCCGTGGGCGCTGCCGTATCTGCTCATGGCGGGGGCGACGTTCCTGTGCTTCGAGGGCGCCGAGAAGGTCTGGGGCTGGATCTCCGGGAGTGACGCGCACGCGGCACCGGCGGCCGTGGTCGGCGAAGACGCCGAGAAGACCCTCACCTCGGGTGCCATCCGCACCGACTTCATCCTGTCCGCCGAGATCATGGTGATCGCGCTCAACGAGGTCGCCGATCAGACGTTCTGGTTGCGCCTGGCCAGCCTGATCGTCGTCGCCATCGTCATCACCGCGGCGGTGTACGGCGTCGTCGCCCTGATCGTGAAGATGGACGACGCCGGATTGGCTCTGGCGCAACGGTCGTCGGCCTTCGCCCAGAAGCTCGGCCGCGGCCTGGTCGCCGCCATGCCCAAGGTGCTCTCGGCGCTGTCGATCATCGGTACCGTGGCGATGCTGTGGGTGGGCGGGCACATCCTGTTGGCGCAGAGTTACGCGGCGGGGCTGCGGCCGCCCTACGACCTCGTGCACGACGCCGAACACTGGGTGTCGCACGCCGTCGGCGTGGCCCAGGGCGGCGTCGGGTGGCTGGTGAACACCGGCATCTCGGCGGTCACCGGGCTGGTGATCGGCGCCCTCGTCGCGGCGATCGTGCACGTACTGCCGTTCGGCAAAAAGGGCCACTGA
- a CDS encoding TetR/AcrR family transcriptional regulator has product MPRPRVYDLDTVLDAVESLVAAGGPAAVTVRAVASAAGVSNGALYHHFSSRPDLMARAWLRAATRFLAVQREAVSAASGAEAGVAAVVAAAQAPATFAEQHPGSARLVLTVRREEILGPQLSEQLGVELKGLDNHLVQVMVALAERLWGRRDAAAVDTITTCIVELPTAILLSRDRLHDPTARAQLGAAVRAVLETGPPPRKERHR; this is encoded by the coding sequence GTGCCCCGCCCGCGCGTGTACGACCTGGACACGGTGCTCGACGCCGTCGAGAGTCTGGTCGCGGCCGGTGGTCCCGCCGCGGTGACCGTGCGGGCGGTCGCGTCGGCGGCGGGTGTCTCCAACGGCGCCCTGTACCACCACTTCTCGTCACGACCGGACCTCATGGCCCGCGCCTGGCTGCGGGCCGCCACCCGATTCCTGGCCGTGCAGCGCGAGGCTGTCAGCGCCGCGTCCGGCGCCGAGGCCGGGGTGGCCGCAGTGGTCGCCGCCGCGCAGGCGCCGGCGACATTCGCCGAACAGCATCCGGGATCGGCTCGTCTGGTGCTCACCGTGCGCCGCGAGGAGATCCTGGGCCCGCAGCTCTCCGAGCAGCTCGGCGTCGAACTGAAAGGCCTCGACAACCACCTCGTGCAGGTGATGGTGGCACTCGCCGAGCGGCTGTGGGGACGCCGGGACGCCGCGGCGGTCGACACCATCACCACCTGCATCGTCGAGCTGCCGACCGCGATCCTGCTCAGCCGCGACCGGCTGCACGACCCGACCGCCCGCGCACAACTGGGCGCCGCCGTGCGGGCAGTACTGGAGACCGGACCACCCCCTCGAAAGGAACGCCACCGATGA
- a CDS encoding sensor domain-containing diguanylate cyclase, which translates to MHNGLPIKGMGWGVPVLNTVLRRRMLLIYLGISLVMYLLSILSAAGRPDVWGERISVALAIVGLLAALPRPLCGWRYWLACACACSAPLAALPGHQEPAAQVWVLVPVILIAVFVRSWHRPTTARIVGALLAVGVLLGMGIAPAPVPALWFALFPVCILGAAELLGLLHAALIEAALRDPLTSVWNRGGLNKELDDLLPRARRRREPLAVIVLDIDDFKSVNDRDGHAAGDTVLIQLTRRWTRQLPPSALLGRLGGDEFVAVVAGYDQDRARTLAGTLSGDGPVHVSTGVAVGRGYEPGSFAALVTEADRDLYRQKSDRKSTDAG; encoded by the coding sequence GTGCACAATGGTTTGCCGATCAAGGGGATGGGGTGGGGTGTGCCGGTGCTGAACACGGTGCTGCGCCGCCGGATGCTGCTCATCTATCTCGGCATCAGCCTGGTGATGTATCTGTTGTCGATCCTGAGCGCGGCGGGGCGACCCGATGTCTGGGGTGAACGGATCTCCGTGGCCCTGGCCATCGTCGGCCTGTTGGCCGCGCTCCCGCGGCCGCTGTGCGGGTGGCGCTACTGGTTGGCGTGCGCGTGCGCGTGCAGCGCCCCGCTGGCGGCGCTGCCGGGTCACCAGGAACCGGCCGCGCAGGTGTGGGTTCTGGTCCCGGTGATCCTCATCGCGGTGTTCGTGCGGAGCTGGCATCGGCCGACGACGGCGCGCATCGTCGGTGCGCTGCTGGCGGTGGGCGTCCTGCTCGGGATGGGGATCGCGCCGGCCCCCGTCCCGGCGCTGTGGTTCGCGCTGTTCCCGGTGTGCATCCTGGGCGCCGCCGAACTGCTCGGGTTGCTGCATGCGGCGTTGATCGAGGCCGCGCTGCGGGATCCGCTGACATCGGTGTGGAATCGCGGCGGGCTGAACAAGGAACTCGACGACCTGCTGCCGCGGGCCCGGCGGCGGAGGGAGCCACTGGCCGTCATCGTGCTCGACATCGACGATTTCAAGTCGGTGAACGACCGCGACGGGCACGCCGCCGGGGACACCGTCCTCATCCAATTGACCCGGCGCTGGACCCGCCAACTCCCGCCCTCGGCGCTTCTCGGCCGTCTTGGCGGCGACGAGTTCGTCGCCGTCGTGGCCGGTTACGACCAGGATCGGGCGCGGACGTTGGCCGGCACGCTCAGCGGTGACGGCCCGGTGCACGTCAGCACCGGTGTCGCCGTCGGGCGCGGGTACGAGCCGGGATCGTTCGCGGCGTTGGTCACCGAGGCTGACCGCGATCTCTACCGGCAGAAGAGCGATCGCAAGAGCACCGACGCCGGCTAG
- a CDS encoding Fur family transcriptional regulator has product MLRDAALRVTRPRIAVLGAVSRHPHSDTDSVIRAVRAELPEVSHQTVYDSLNALTAAGLVRRIQPSGSVARYESRVGDNHHHIVCRSCGVIADVDCAVGEAPCLTAADDLGFAIDEAEVIYWGLCPECITLQHLQPQAGSK; this is encoded by the coding sequence ATGCTGCGGGACGCCGCGCTGCGCGTGACCCGTCCCCGGATTGCGGTGCTCGGCGCCGTATCCCGGCATCCGCACTCCGATACGGACTCGGTGATCCGCGCGGTACGCGCCGAGTTGCCCGAGGTGTCGCACCAGACGGTCTACGACTCGCTCAACGCGCTCACCGCCGCCGGCCTGGTGCGCCGCATCCAACCGTCCGGATCGGTGGCTCGCTACGAGTCACGGGTCGGCGACAACCACCACCACATCGTGTGCCGTTCGTGTGGGGTCATCGCCGACGTCGACTGTGCGGTCGGGGAGGCCCCGTGCCTGACCGCCGCCGATGATCTCGGGTTCGCGATCGATGAAGCCGAGGTCATCTATTGGGGCCTGTGCCCCGAGTGCATCACCCTGCAACATCTTCAGCCGCAAGCCGGTTCGAAGTAA
- a CDS encoding type VII secretion target, with translation MTSGQTLIVDPAVLAGAATAFTHAGTDLAALGAEAPLGEAAAAVPQLATAGACQQAQAAVAADTTAAADAAKTFGDNLNSAAQRYEAQDQAAATAIEKCKIPGR, from the coding sequence ATGACCAGCGGCCAAACCTTGATCGTCGACCCGGCGGTGCTGGCCGGCGCGGCGACCGCTTTCACCCACGCCGGCACTGACCTGGCCGCGCTGGGGGCCGAGGCCCCGCTGGGCGAGGCCGCCGCCGCGGTCCCGCAGCTGGCGACCGCCGGCGCCTGCCAGCAAGCCCAGGCCGCCGTCGCCGCCGACACCACCGCCGCCGCGGACGCCGCGAAAACCTTTGGTGACAACCTGAATAGCGCAGCCCAGCGTTACGAGGCGCAGGATCAGGCCGCGGCCACCGCGATCGAGAAGTGCAAGATCCCGGGCCGTTAA
- the katG gene encoding catalase/peroxidase HPI, translated as MPETSPPIGEAQTEPTEAQCPMLIKPPVEGGSNRDWWPNAVNLKILQKDPPAINPHPGFDYREAVQSLDVDALTADVDAVMTDSQDWWPADFGHYGPFFIRMTWHAAGTYRVVDGRGGGGKGMQRFAPLNSWPDNVSLDKARRLLWPVKKKYGKQLSWSDLLVFAGNRALEKMGFKTAGFAFGRPDYWEPEEDVYWGAEHEWLGSQERYAGANGDRTKLENPLGASHMGLIYVNPEGPEGNPDPLAAATDIRETFGRMAMNDVETAALIVGGHTFGKTHGATTVENGPEPEAASLEMQGLGWANSGVGNDTVSSGLEVTWTHTPTKWDNSFLEILYGNEWELFQSPAGAHQWRPKDNGWANSVPMAQGSGRTHPGMLTTDLSMRMDPGFEKITRRWLDHPEELAEEFAKAWFKLLHRDMGPVERYLGPLVPKETWLWQDIVPAGTPLSDADVATLKTAIANSGLTVAQLVSTAWKAASSYRDSDMRGGANGGRIRLQPQIGWEANETDELTQVIAKLEEIQGSAGVAVSFADLVVLGGVVGLEKAIKDAGFDVPVPFTSGRGDATQEQTDVESFAYLEPQADGFRNYVGKGLSLPAEYQLIDRANLLGLSAPEMTALVGGLRVLGTNYGGTELGVFTDKPGQLSNDFFVNLLDMGTKWGPSPADDGTYVGTDRSSGATKYTASRVDLLFGSNSQLRALAEVYAEDDAQQKFVEDFVAAWTKVANADLF; from the coding sequence GTGCCTGAGACAAGTCCCCCGATCGGTGAGGCGCAGACCGAGCCGACCGAGGCCCAGTGTCCGATGCTGATCAAGCCGCCCGTCGAGGGCGGCAGCAACCGCGACTGGTGGCCGAACGCGGTCAACCTCAAGATCCTGCAGAAGGATCCGCCGGCCATCAACCCTCATCCCGGCTTCGATTACCGGGAGGCCGTGCAGAGCCTGGATGTCGATGCGCTCACGGCCGACGTCGATGCGGTGATGACCGACTCGCAGGACTGGTGGCCCGCGGACTTCGGGCACTACGGCCCGTTCTTCATCCGGATGACCTGGCATGCCGCCGGCACCTACCGGGTGGTCGACGGTCGCGGCGGCGGCGGTAAGGGCATGCAGCGCTTCGCCCCGCTGAACAGCTGGCCCGACAACGTCAGCCTGGACAAGGCCCGCCGCCTGCTGTGGCCGGTGAAGAAGAAGTACGGCAAGCAGCTGTCCTGGTCGGATCTGCTGGTCTTCGCGGGCAACCGCGCCCTGGAGAAGATGGGCTTCAAGACCGCCGGTTTCGCGTTCGGTCGCCCGGACTACTGGGAGCCCGAGGAGGATGTCTACTGGGGCGCCGAGCACGAATGGCTGGGCAGCCAGGAACGCTACGCCGGCGCCAACGGCGACCGCACCAAGCTGGAGAACCCGCTGGGCGCCAGCCATATGGGTCTGATCTACGTCAACCCCGAAGGCCCCGAAGGCAATCCGGATCCGCTGGCGGCTGCCACCGATATTCGTGAGACATTCGGTCGGATGGCGATGAACGATGTCGAAACCGCTGCGCTGATCGTCGGCGGCCACACCTTCGGCAAGACCCACGGCGCCACCACGGTGGAGAACGGTCCCGAGCCGGAGGCCGCTTCGCTGGAGATGCAGGGTCTGGGCTGGGCCAACTCCGGGGTCGGCAACGACACCGTCAGCTCCGGCCTCGAGGTCACCTGGACGCACACCCCGACCAAGTGGGACAACAGCTTCCTGGAGATCCTCTACGGCAACGAGTGGGAACTGTTCCAGAGCCCCGCCGGTGCGCACCAGTGGCGGCCCAAGGACAACGGCTGGGCCAACTCGGTGCCGATGGCGCAGGGCAGCGGCCGGACCCATCCCGGCATGCTGACCACCGACCTGTCCATGCGGATGGACCCGGGCTTCGAGAAGATCACCCGGCGCTGGCTGGATCACCCGGAGGAGCTGGCCGAGGAGTTCGCCAAGGCCTGGTTCAAGCTGCTGCACCGCGACATGGGCCCGGTGGAACGCTACCTCGGACCGTTGGTGCCGAAGGAGACCTGGCTCTGGCAGGACATCGTGCCCGCCGGCACGCCGCTGTCCGACGCCGACGTCGCGACGCTGAAGACCGCCATCGCCAACTCGGGTCTGACTGTTGCACAGCTGGTTTCGACGGCGTGGAAGGCCGCGTCCTCCTACCGCGACAGCGATATGCGCGGTGGTGCCAACGGCGGCCGGATCCGCCTGCAGCCCCAGATCGGTTGGGAGGCCAACGAGACCGACGAGCTGACCCAGGTGATCGCCAAGCTGGAAGAGATCCAGGGTTCCGCGGGTGTCGCGGTGTCCTTCGCCGACCTCGTCGTCCTCGGTGGCGTCGTGGGTCTGGAGAAGGCGATCAAGGACGCCGGCTTCGATGTGCCGGTGCCGTTCACCTCGGGTCGCGGCGACGCCACCCAGGAGCAGACCGATGTCGAATCGTTCGCCTACCTGGAGCCCCAGGCCGACGGATTCCGCAACTACGTCGGCAAGGGTCTGTCGCTGCCCGCCGAGTACCAGCTGATCGACCGGGCCAACCTGCTGGGCCTGTCGGCCCCGGAGATGACCGCGCTCGTCGGCGGCCTGCGGGTCCTGGGCACCAACTACGGCGGCACCGAGTTGGGTGTGTTCACCGACAAACCGGGACAGCTGAGCAACGATTTCTTCGTCAATCTGCTGGACATGGGCACCAAGTGGGGACCGTCGCCGGCTGACGACGGCACCTACGTCGGCACCGATCGCAGCAGCGGTGCGACGAAGTACACCGCGAGCCGGGTCGATCTGCTGTTCGGATCGAACTCCCAGCTGCGGGCGCTGGCCGAGGTGTACGCCGAGGATGACGCGCAGCAGAAGTTCGTCGAGGACTTCGTCGCGGCGTGGACCAAGGTCGCCAACGCGGATCTGTTCTAA